A portion of the Candidatus Paceibacterota bacterium genome contains these proteins:
- the murC gene encoding UDP-N-acetylmuramate--L-alanine ligase — protein MKMQLKDLQGKRVHFVGIGGAGMSGLARIMASEGVHVTGSDLKESSVLAALRALGVRATEGHEGKNVEGADFVVFSSAILSENPELVRARELKIPCLTRAQALSILMSESKSVAVAGTHGKTTTTSMLTVAIQGCGEDPSFAIGGILKASGSNAHKGTGQYFVAEADESDGSFVEYHPYGAIITNIEHDHVDFFDTPESVFVAFADFVRTISSDGFLVYCADDSGASSIGKTVTHCKTFTYGASQESDLHIDQIQLSPATSRARAVWQGRSIGFLELQTPGHHNLLNAAAALTAGLALGLPAAQLMGGLATFHGTGRRFELKGQVHGIRVIDDYGHHPTEIRVTLETARRYATDGRLLVIFQPHRYSRTRAFTPQFAEALDQADHAWILEVYASSEKPIPGVSGLSITKLMKSGTFEPNFMSAISEVVEAAKPGDVILTLGAGDVSSLGPIIVEALSLKYSEKK, from the coding sequence ATGAAAATGCAACTGAAGGATCTGCAAGGCAAGCGTGTCCATTTCGTCGGAATTGGCGGAGCTGGCATGAGCGGGCTGGCACGGATAATGGCATCTGAAGGTGTACACGTTACTGGATCCGATCTAAAAGAGTCATCTGTGCTTGCCGCACTTCGCGCGCTCGGTGTCCGTGCGACAGAGGGACACGAAGGTAAAAACGTTGAAGGAGCGGACTTCGTAGTTTTCTCAAGCGCAATTCTGTCCGAGAATCCCGAACTTGTTCGTGCTCGTGAATTGAAGATCCCCTGCCTGACTCGCGCCCAAGCACTCTCAATTCTTATGTCAGAATCTAAGAGTGTCGCCGTAGCAGGGACGCACGGCAAAACAACGACTACTTCCATGTTAACTGTGGCAATTCAAGGATGCGGTGAGGATCCATCTTTTGCAATCGGAGGCATATTAAAGGCATCTGGTTCGAACGCTCATAAAGGAACTGGCCAATATTTTGTGGCCGAGGCCGATGAATCCGACGGATCCTTTGTTGAGTACCATCCTTACGGTGCAATCATCACAAATATCGAACATGACCACGTCGATTTTTTTGACACACCTGAGTCTGTTTTTGTTGCCTTTGCCGATTTTGTAAGGACTATTTCATCAGATGGATTTCTTGTTTATTGTGCTGACGATAGTGGTGCATCATCTATTGGAAAGACCGTGACCCATTGCAAAACATTCACTTACGGAGCGAGCCAAGAATCTGATTTGCATATTGATCAAATTCAGCTCTCTCCTGCAACATCGCGTGCTCGTGCTGTGTGGCAGGGTAGATCGATTGGATTTCTGGAACTGCAAACGCCAGGTCACCACAATCTCCTAAACGCCGCTGCAGCTTTGACGGCCGGCCTCGCACTTGGACTTCCGGCGGCTCAACTTATGGGCGGTTTAGCGACTTTTCATGGCACGGGACGTAGATTCGAACTAAAAGGACAAGTTCATGGGATTCGAGTCATCGATGATTACGGACATCATCCCACTGAGATTCGAGTCACTTTGGAGACAGCAAGGCGTTACGCAACGGATGGTCGACTGCTGGTAATTTTTCAACCACACCGTTACTCGCGCACGCGAGCTTTCACCCCTCAGTTTGCGGAAGCATTGGATCAGGCGGATCACGCATGGATACTTGAAGTATATGCATCGAGCGAAAAACCGATCCCAGGAGTGAGTGGATTGTCAATTACAAAATTAATGAAGAGTGGAACATTCGAGCCTAATTTCATGTCCGCGATTTCCGAAGTAGTTGAAGCGGCGAAACCTGGCGATGTAATTCTCACTCTTGGTGCCGGAGACGTAAGCTCCCTTGGACCTATCATCGTTGAAGCATTATCGTTGAAATACTCCGAAAAGAAATGA
- a CDS encoding YggS family pyridoxal phosphate-dependent enzyme — MNERRDEVASALGEVRARIQAAVRASHREPSEVTLIAVTKTYPASDVKILHDLGVRDFAENRDHEGREKSAQVDGRWHFQGQVQSNKISSIAKWAHVVHSLDDSRHVALLAKAVPVSKRMSVFIQVCLDPALGRGGVLPNFIAPLAEIVSQCPSLKLEGLMTVAPLGENPESAFSRLAQIHSDFRQQFPDSPSLSAGMSGDFEVAISHGATHLRIGSSILGSRSHHG, encoded by the coding sequence ATGAACGAACGTCGCGACGAAGTCGCCAGCGCACTCGGTGAAGTCAGGGCGCGAATACAGGCGGCGGTTAGGGCATCCCATCGAGAGCCTTCGGAAGTAACTCTCATTGCAGTCACAAAGACCTATCCGGCGAGTGACGTAAAAATTCTGCATGATCTTGGAGTTCGAGACTTCGCCGAGAATCGTGATCATGAAGGACGAGAGAAATCCGCACAAGTGGATGGAAGATGGCATTTTCAGGGGCAGGTTCAGAGCAACAAGATATCTTCGATTGCCAAATGGGCACATGTAGTTCACTCATTGGATGATTCGCGCCACGTGGCGCTGCTTGCAAAGGCAGTTCCTGTATCAAAGCGGATGTCGGTCTTTATTCAAGTCTGCCTCGATCCTGCGCTAGGAAGAGGAGGCGTCCTACCTAACTTTATTGCCCCTCTTGCCGAGATCGTGTCCCAATGCCCTTCGCTCAAGCTTGAGGGACTTATGACTGTGGCTCCATTAGGAGAGAATCCTGAGAGCGCCTTTTCCCGCCTAGCCCAAATTCACAGTGATTTCCGCCAACAATTTCCAGATTCACCTTCGCTCTCTGCTGGAATGAGTGGTGATTTTGAGGTTGCAATCTCCCACGGCGCGACACATTTACGCATCGGTAGCTCAATCCTCGGTTCTCGTTCTCACCACGGGTAG
- the ileS gene encoding isoleucine--tRNA ligase, translating to MSSYRPIGAHVDLPAMEHSILDFWKANSIFTKTVDARTGAKPWTFYEGPPTANGAPGTHHIEARVFKDVFPRYQTMKGNYVVRKAGWDCHGLPVEIAVEKELGFTGKGDIEKYGIIEFNAKCRESVQRHVGAFTEMTHRMGFWVDFEEAYWTMSPEYVESVWWSLKEIWNKGLLVEDHRVAPYCPRCGTGLSDHELAQGYETVVDPSVYVRFPITSGPLAHLGASLLVWTTTPWTLVSNTAIAVHPDVTYVVVEETTGNGDSETKEVLVVAENLISVLSGELNILLHLKGSDLERTTYQRPFSYVDIPESHFVVLANYVTTEDGTGLVHQSPAFGADDLIVCRNYGLPVVNPIRGDGTFLPELELVGGIFFKEADKLLVKELKRIGALYKHLQYEHQYPHCWRCHTVLMYYAQPSWYIRTTSIKSELLRENEKTNWYPETIKTGRYGDWLNNNIDWALSRNRYWGTPLPIWRCESGHTICIGSLQELGEFAGMELSSLDPHRPFVDDITWSCSECDRQMIRVTEVIDCWYDSGAMPFAQWGYPHREGSVEKFKESYPADFICEAIDQTRGWFYTLMTIGTLVFDESPYKTVLCLGHLLDKNGRKMSKHLGNTLEPIPLMDQHGADAVRWYMLAAGSPWSPRRVGHEAISDVVRKTLLTYWNTVSFLSMYAHASDFDMKQAPEISTRPLMDRWIHSDLQQLIIEVDDALSNFDSQRAGKALATFIDDLSNWYVRRSRRRFWAGDVSALATLQESLHTLTLLLSPMIPFITEHVWQELIRPVTPGVPESVHLADFPTSDTAAIDQSLSAQVAQTRRIVELGRAARAESSVKIRQPLSRALISATGWVDLPVEMKEQIADELNVLQLEDIAQADGDLVDVTVKANFRSLGAKYGSAVQEIARSISESSPDQMVQELRTHGSVEVASANGKWLIHPEDLVITEQPRSGWTVVSHDAESVALDLQLTDELLAKGQVREVIRFLQDARKTDGFDISDRIHVRYNANSDVKKAILAASSHIQGEVLALTLVQDSQLSLGSNELGLAVELERNI from the coding sequence ATGAGTTCATACCGACCAATTGGTGCACACGTGGATTTACCTGCCATGGAGCACTCGATTTTGGACTTCTGGAAAGCCAATTCTATTTTCACCAAGACTGTTGACGCCCGTACAGGTGCGAAGCCGTGGACTTTCTATGAGGGCCCGCCGACCGCCAATGGCGCGCCCGGCACACACCACATTGAAGCACGCGTCTTCAAAGATGTCTTCCCTCGATACCAAACCATGAAGGGCAATTACGTCGTGCGAAAAGCGGGATGGGATTGTCATGGACTTCCGGTTGAAATTGCGGTTGAGAAAGAACTTGGATTCACCGGAAAGGGCGATATCGAGAAATACGGAATCATCGAATTCAATGCCAAATGTCGCGAATCTGTGCAACGCCATGTGGGCGCATTTACAGAAATGACCCACCGAATGGGCTTCTGGGTAGATTTTGAGGAGGCTTACTGGACAATGTCTCCCGAGTACGTCGAAAGCGTGTGGTGGAGTCTGAAAGAAATCTGGAACAAGGGCTTGCTCGTTGAGGATCACCGGGTCGCACCATATTGCCCGCGGTGTGGGACCGGACTTTCCGATCATGAATTGGCACAGGGATACGAAACTGTCGTCGATCCATCAGTCTACGTGCGGTTTCCCATTACATCTGGACCCCTCGCGCACCTAGGCGCCTCTCTCCTGGTATGGACTACGACGCCTTGGACCCTCGTGTCCAATACTGCAATCGCCGTTCATCCAGATGTCACCTACGTAGTCGTCGAAGAAACTACCGGGAATGGTGATAGCGAAACTAAGGAAGTACTGGTCGTCGCGGAAAATCTCATAAGTGTTCTCTCGGGTGAATTAAATATTCTTTTACATCTCAAAGGCTCAGATCTTGAAAGAACAACTTATCAACGACCATTTAGTTACGTCGATATTCCTGAATCCCATTTTGTCGTTTTGGCGAATTACGTCACCACGGAGGACGGAACAGGACTAGTCCATCAATCGCCGGCTTTCGGTGCTGACGATTTGATCGTGTGCCGAAATTACGGGTTGCCGGTCGTAAATCCCATTCGCGGAGACGGTACTTTCCTGCCCGAACTCGAACTTGTCGGCGGAATCTTCTTCAAAGAAGCCGACAAATTACTCGTGAAAGAATTAAAAAGGATCGGCGCTCTCTACAAACATCTCCAATACGAGCATCAATACCCACATTGCTGGAGATGTCACACGGTGCTTATGTACTACGCACAGCCTTCTTGGTACATCAGAACAACATCGATTAAATCCGAATTGTTACGAGAGAACGAGAAAACCAATTGGTATCCAGAAACCATCAAGACAGGTCGATATGGCGATTGGCTCAACAACAACATTGACTGGGCCTTATCCCGCAACCGCTACTGGGGTACCCCTCTTCCAATCTGGCGTTGCGAATCTGGACATACGATCTGCATCGGCTCACTCCAAGAATTAGGTGAGTTTGCAGGGATGGAACTGAGTTCACTTGATCCACACCGCCCCTTTGTAGACGACATCACGTGGTCGTGTTCGGAATGCGATCGTCAGATGATACGTGTGACCGAAGTGATCGACTGCTGGTACGACTCCGGGGCGATGCCATTTGCCCAGTGGGGTTATCCGCATCGCGAGGGTTCTGTTGAAAAATTCAAGGAGTCTTACCCAGCAGATTTTATCTGCGAAGCAATCGATCAGACTCGCGGATGGTTTTACACACTTATGACAATTGGAACACTCGTCTTTGACGAGAGTCCATACAAAACTGTTCTCTGCCTGGGCCATCTACTCGACAAGAATGGTCGAAAGATGAGCAAGCATCTGGGAAATACTCTCGAACCAATTCCGCTCATGGACCAACACGGTGCCGACGCGGTGCGTTGGTACATGCTTGCCGCTGGCTCCCCTTGGTCCCCTCGCAGAGTCGGACACGAGGCGATCAGCGATGTGGTGCGCAAAACGCTACTGACTTACTGGAACACCGTTTCGTTTCTATCCATGTATGCGCATGCATCTGATTTCGATATGAAGCAAGCGCCGGAGATTTCAACGCGTCCACTCATGGATCGTTGGATTCATTCAGATTTGCAACAACTCATCATTGAAGTAGATGATGCGTTAAGCAACTTCGATTCTCAACGCGCAGGTAAGGCCCTTGCAACATTCATCGATGACTTATCGAATTGGTACGTTCGTCGATCGAGAAGGAGATTCTGGGCCGGAGATGTTTCCGCCCTTGCCACCCTGCAAGAATCCCTCCATACCTTGACCCTGCTTCTATCACCGATGATCCCTTTTATTACTGAACACGTCTGGCAAGAACTCATCCGACCAGTCACTCCAGGGGTACCGGAGTCGGTTCATTTGGCAGATTTTCCTACCTCCGATACAGCGGCAATCGACCAGTCGCTTTCTGCGCAAGTCGCCCAAACGCGGCGAATTGTCGAACTGGGTCGAGCTGCCCGTGCCGAATCCTCTGTGAAGATTAGACAACCGCTCAGTCGTGCGCTCATCTCTGCTACAGGTTGGGTTGATCTTCCAGTCGAGATGAAAGAACAGATCGCGGACGAACTCAATGTCTTGCAGTTAGAAGATATTGCGCAAGCCGATGGCGACCTTGTCGATGTAACAGTGAAAGCCAATTTCCGGTCGCTCGGGGCAAAATATGGCTCCGCCGTACAGGAAATAGCGCGCTCCATTTCAGAGAGTTCACCTGACCAGATGGTTCAAGAACTCAGGACTCATGGATCGGTTGAGGTCGCATCCGCGAATGGGAAGTGGCTCATCCATCCTGAAGATCTTGTGATCACCGAACAGCCGCGCAGCGGCTGGACCGTCGTGAGTCACGATGCGGAAAGCGTGGCTCTCGATCTGCAATTGACCGACGAGTTGCTGGCGAAAGGTCAAGTGCGTGAAGTCATCCGCTTCCTCCAGGACGCCAGGAAAACTGACGGATTCGATATAAGCGATCGGATTCATGTTCGCTATAACGCAAATTCCGATGTAAAAAAAGCAATCCTTGCCGCCTCCTCCCACATTCAGGGAGAAGTGCTAGCGCTGACACTCGTCCAAGACTCACAACTGAGTCTTGGATCAAACGAACTCGGTCTTGCTGTTGAACTTGAAAGGAATATTTAA
- the pgeF gene encoding peptidoglycan editing factor PgeF: MLSTLFTNRYGGVSSPPYATNNLALHVGDDQMAVQANRELLTSTFGPVVYMNQSHGDRVVVVDGISSYEANADALVTQERDIALAVLVADCIPLLLWDEAHSCVAAVHVGRRGLVNGVALRTIGIMRIMGAADIHALLGPSICGRCYEVGQDIHAEVAGIYPLADSRTPAGSLALDLPRALENRLSGVGVLVTPSTICTVENPDFYSYRRDGLTGRQAGVIRL; this comes from the coding sequence TTGCTTTCCACTCTTTTCACCAATCGATATGGTGGTGTTAGTTCGCCACCATATGCGACGAACAACCTTGCATTGCATGTTGGCGATGACCAGATGGCAGTTCAGGCAAATCGTGAGTTACTAACATCCACGTTTGGTCCCGTTGTCTACATGAATCAATCTCATGGTGATCGGGTTGTGGTGGTCGATGGAATTTCGAGTTATGAAGCCAACGCTGATGCGCTTGTCACTCAAGAACGAGATATTGCCCTGGCTGTTCTCGTTGCGGACTGCATTCCTTTGCTCCTTTGGGACGAAGCGCATAGTTGCGTTGCGGCGGTTCACGTGGGGCGCAGGGGACTGGTCAATGGAGTCGCATTGCGAACCATTGGAATTATGCGGATCATGGGAGCCGCAGATATTCACGCACTTCTTGGCCCTTCCATTTGTGGCCGGTGCTACGAAGTGGGCCAGGATATTCATGCGGAAGTTGCCGGCATTTATCCATTGGCGGATTCCAGAACACCTGCTGGTTCCCTGGCACTGGATTTGCCAAGAGCTCTCGAGAACCGACTCTCGGGGGTCGGTGTCCTGGTTACGCCATCCACTATTTGCACAGTTGAGAATCCAGATTTCTATTCGTACCGTCGCGATGGACTCACTGGTCGTCAAGCTGGAGTTATTCGACTATGA
- the ftsZ gene encoding cell division protein FtsZ: MASPQNYLAVIKVVGIGGGGVNAINRMIDVGLKGVEFIAINTDAQHLLMSDADVKLDIGRKSTRGLGAGASPERGREAVLDHVDDIEEALRGADMVFVTAGEGGGTGTGGAPIVAKIARELGALTIGVVTRPFSFEGRVRSKQADDGIEELRAEVDTLIVIPNDRLLAISDRSITAVEAFKSADQVLLSGVQGITEIITQPGLINLDFADVKSIMTDAGSALMGIGSARGENRAVRAAELAISSPLLEASIDGAMGVLLSVAGGSDLGLFEINEACELVQSAAHRDAKIIFGTTIDDALGDEVRITVIAAGFDGGAPKKVSMPVIDAAALSGKADPIETNDPLAVALELEDTLNSRQRVTFEQLIAEDEIDVPDFMK, translated from the coding sequence GTGGCTTCACCGCAGAACTATTTAGCTGTTATTAAAGTTGTTGGCATTGGCGGTGGGGGAGTCAACGCGATCAATCGCATGATTGATGTTGGACTCAAAGGTGTCGAGTTCATCGCAATCAATACGGACGCTCAGCATTTATTGATGAGTGATGCTGATGTGAAACTTGATATTGGCAGAAAATCGACACGCGGTCTCGGTGCAGGCGCTTCTCCGGAACGTGGACGTGAAGCAGTTCTCGATCATGTTGACGATATTGAAGAAGCATTGCGTGGGGCGGATATGGTTTTCGTAACGGCAGGAGAGGGCGGCGGAACCGGGACCGGTGGAGCGCCTATAGTTGCGAAGATTGCCCGTGAACTGGGAGCACTTACCATCGGTGTAGTTACCCGGCCATTCTCCTTTGAAGGTCGTGTTCGATCGAAGCAGGCAGACGATGGAATTGAAGAACTTCGCGCGGAAGTGGACACCTTAATTGTTATTCCAAACGATCGGCTACTGGCTATTTCAGATCGTTCGATTACTGCTGTAGAGGCTTTTAAGAGTGCAGATCAAGTGCTTCTCTCTGGCGTTCAGGGAATTACTGAAATTATTACTCAACCAGGTCTGATAAATCTTGATTTCGCAGATGTGAAGAGCATTATGACCGACGCTGGATCGGCACTGATGGGAATTGGTTCGGCGCGCGGTGAGAACCGTGCGGTTCGCGCTGCCGAGTTGGCGATATCCAGTCCACTGCTCGAGGCATCGATCGATGGGGCAATGGGAGTGCTGCTCTCGGTTGCTGGAGGGTCTGACCTTGGTCTATTTGAAATCAATGAAGCCTGCGAACTTGTGCAATCGGCCGCGCATCGAGATGCCAAGATTATTTTCGGGACTACCATCGATGATGCCCTGGGCGATGAAGTGCGAATTACCGTGATTGCTGCTGGGTTTGATGGGGGAGCGCCAAAGAAAGTCTCTATGCCGGTCATAGATGCCGCGGCCCTGAGCGGTAAAGCAGATCCGATCGAGACCAATGATCCATTGGCTGTAGCACTTGAACTGGAGGATACGTTGAATTCGCGGCAAAGAGTCACTTTCGAACAACTAATTGCAGAAGATGAGATCGACGTTCCTGATTTCATGAAGTAG
- a CDS encoding TraR/DksA C4-type zinc finger protein → MALKKKSAASKSVAKKAPAKKAPAKKAPAKKAPAKKAPAKKAPAKKAPAKSVATKPAKKSPGRPFPTKTAPVEVPALTPVVATPVVEERRLVMPPPPRPTKNGKKSPPLKPIKVAPSPVVVAENEAPWSATELKTIRTSLAKELVRLTTELASVELEMDALIRESGEGAGDDQADAGTKTFEREHEMSLVINARDMVLQTERALERIDNRTYGRCEECGNPIGKARLQVFPRATLCMSCKQKEERR, encoded by the coding sequence GTGGCATTGAAGAAAAAGAGCGCAGCATCCAAATCAGTGGCCAAGAAGGCACCGGCCAAGAAGGCACCTGCCAAGAAGGCACCGGCCAAGAAGGCACCTGCCAAGAAGGCACCGGCCAAGAAGGCACCGGCCAAGAAGGCACCGGCCAAATCAGTTGCAACTAAGCCCGCGAAGAAGTCTCCGGGTCGCCCATTTCCTACCAAGACCGCACCGGTTGAGGTTCCTGCCCTGACCCCTGTAGTTGCGACACCAGTCGTTGAGGAGCGCCGCTTGGTAATGCCGCCTCCACCCCGTCCAACCAAGAATGGCAAGAAATCCCCACCTCTCAAACCCATCAAGGTTGCTCCCTCCCCTGTCGTGGTTGCGGAAAATGAAGCACCATGGAGCGCTACAGAATTAAAAACTATTCGCACATCTCTGGCTAAAGAGTTGGTTCGATTGACAACTGAATTGGCCTCTGTTGAGTTGGAGATGGATGCACTTATTCGTGAATCTGGTGAAGGCGCCGGGGACGACCAAGCCGACGCTGGTACTAAGACCTTTGAGCGTGAGCACGAAATGTCCCTGGTGATTAATGCCCGTGACATGGTGCTGCAGACCGAACGGGCTCTCGAAAGAATCGATAACCGTACCTACGGTCGATGTGAAGAATGTGGCAATCCGATTGGAAAGGCTCGTCTCCAAGTCTTTCCTCGTGCGACTTTGTGTATGTCCTGCAAGCAGAAGGAAGAGCGGCGCTGA
- a CDS encoding YggT family protein, which translates to MVHIGTYLVLVLRIFLLALLGRLILDYIRLFSRSWRPKGMVLYLAEAIYAITDKPTALVRKFIPPLRLGSVSLDLSFLVLFFAVQLLIPVVSQL; encoded by the coding sequence ATGGTTCATATAGGTACATATTTAGTTCTGGTACTTCGGATTTTCTTGCTGGCTCTGCTTGGGCGTTTAATTTTGGATTACATCCGCTTATTTTCCCGTTCGTGGCGCCCGAAAGGCATGGTTCTGTATTTGGCTGAGGCTATCTACGCAATCACCGACAAGCCGACAGCCCTCGTGCGTAAGTTCATTCCACCGTTACGGCTGGGTTCGGTCAGCCTCGATCTCTCATTTTTGGTTCTCTTTTTTGCCGTGCAGTTACTGATACCAGTGGTTTCTCAACTTTAA
- a CDS encoding cell division protein SepF: protein MANALRKMANYLGLMDDPELGGEQENDKAFSQPKTQERVKTNLRPTTLAVAPAPTANVMQLDLPVLDRIVTLHPRFYNEARTIGEQYREGNPVIINLTDMDESERKRLVDFASGLVFGHHGTIERVTSKVFLLSPANVRVSSEDKTAAAEASFFNQS, encoded by the coding sequence ATGGCTAACGCACTGCGAAAGATGGCGAATTACCTGGGACTGATGGACGATCCAGAACTAGGTGGGGAGCAGGAAAATGATAAAGCTTTTTCTCAACCCAAAACTCAAGAGAGAGTCAAGACTAATCTTCGTCCAACGACATTGGCGGTTGCACCCGCGCCAACCGCAAATGTCATGCAATTAGATCTTCCAGTTCTTGATCGCATCGTCACCTTGCATCCTCGGTTCTACAACGAAGCACGAACAATCGGTGAGCAGTATCGAGAAGGAAATCCCGTCATCATCAATCTCACCGACATGGATGAATCTGAGCGAAAGCGACTTGTGGATTTTGCAAGCGGTCTTGTCTTTGGACATCACGGGACCATTGAGCGAGTGACTTCGAAAGTATTTCTTCTTTCACCAGCAAATGTGCGTGTGAGCAGTGAAGATAAGACTGCGGCTGCAGAAGCAAGCTTCTTCAATCAGAGTTAA
- a CDS encoding signal peptidase II, protein MRRDSPNWIRVLLVAWLVWLLDVGSKAWALATLESQEPRKILGNFLKLTLAKNSGAAFSFATSGAVLLASFSILVICAIGYWARRLTSRPWAYVFGLVLGGSLGNLSDRIFRGSSQPGAFRGQVIDWIELPHWPIFNLADSAIVIAAVLSAILSIRNISPISPSSPGDQGRRDDGPYGT, encoded by the coding sequence TTGCGCCGAGATTCACCAAATTGGATTCGCGTCCTACTGGTCGCGTGGCTCGTGTGGCTGCTAGATGTTGGAAGCAAGGCATGGGCATTAGCGACTCTTGAAAGTCAAGAACCTCGTAAAATTCTCGGCAACTTTCTCAAACTCACTTTGGCAAAGAACTCCGGAGCAGCGTTTAGCTTTGCCACGAGTGGCGCAGTACTTCTGGCATCCTTTTCGATTCTCGTCATTTGTGCGATCGGATATTGGGCAAGACGTCTGACCTCTCGGCCGTGGGCTTATGTATTTGGCCTAGTTCTTGGAGGTTCTCTCGGAAATCTTTCGGATCGCATATTTCGCGGATCGTCGCAACCGGGCGCATTCCGAGGTCAGGTCATCGATTGGATCGAACTGCCGCATTGGCCCATTTTTAATCTGGCAGATTCGGCAATTGTGATCGCAGCCGTCCTATCGGCGATACTCTCAATCCGTAACATTTCTCCAATTTCGCCCTCCTCACCAGGTGATCAGGGACGAAGAGATGATGGTCCTTATGGCACGTGA
- a CDS encoding RluA family pseudouridine synthase — protein sequence MMVLMAREHRTLVLPEGVDGDRVDSALTRVLGLSRTVIARLLEDDEIQTNGKSMQKSDRVVAGQMIEILMPDTAVGAPIPLTPLEGLSVVYDDDAIVVINKPVGCAAHPSPGWTGPTVVGALTAAGYSVSTSGAAERAGIVHRLDVGTSGLMVVAKTDQAYTFLKAAFKNREVEKIYHALVQGHMDPSTGTIDAPIDRHPKEDYRFAVVAGGKTSITHYEVMEFFRAVSLVKVELETGRTHQIRVHFSALRHPLVGDLTYGADPTLAARLGMSRPWLHALELRFHHPVTNVLLDLRAPYPEDLKRALALLESSART from the coding sequence ATGATGGTCCTTATGGCACGTGAACATCGCACCTTGGTTCTCCCCGAAGGCGTTGACGGCGATCGCGTAGATAGTGCCCTAACGCGGGTATTGGGTCTTTCCAGAACCGTGATCGCGCGATTATTAGAAGATGATGAGATACAGACCAACGGCAAATCGATGCAGAAGTCCGACCGTGTGGTTGCCGGTCAGATGATCGAGATTCTGATGCCAGATACTGCGGTAGGGGCGCCAATACCTTTAACTCCGCTGGAAGGCCTCTCCGTTGTTTACGATGATGATGCCATCGTTGTTATTAATAAACCAGTTGGTTGTGCGGCTCACCCCAGTCCGGGATGGACGGGCCCAACAGTTGTAGGAGCACTGACCGCGGCAGGTTACTCGGTCTCCACAAGTGGTGCAGCTGAGCGAGCAGGAATTGTCCACCGCTTGGACGTCGGTACAAGCGGGCTGATGGTCGTTGCCAAAACCGATCAAGCCTATACATTTCTAAAAGCGGCATTCAAGAACCGCGAAGTCGAAAAGATTTACCATGCGCTGGTTCAAGGTCATATGGATCCGTCGACAGGAACCATCGATGCACCAATTGATAGACATCCGAAAGAGGACTATCGATTTGCAGTTGTTGCTGGCGGAAAGACGAGTATCACCCATTATGAGGTTATGGAGTTTTTTCGTGCAGTCTCTCTGGTTAAGGTTGAACTTGAGACTGGGCGGACTCATCAGATTCGAGTCCATTTCTCAGCGCTCCGTCATCCGCTTGTGGGGGATCTCACCTATGGTGCAGATCCCACTCTCGCCGCACGCCTGGGGATGTCGCGACCTTGGCTACATGCATTAGAGCTGCGTTTTCATCACCCAGTCACCAATGTGCTGCTGGATTTGCGTGCCCCATACCCAGAGGATTTAAAGAGAGCCCTGGCGTTGCTTGAATCATCTGCTCGCACATAA
- a CDS encoding FtsQ-type POTRA domain-containing protein, with translation MTGKTQKIKRRFILALTILLVVTLAYALGWTSLFTVKHVRVVGAPTTSQSLLIRESIKVGEKMARLETRAVSNSLRKYTWLDHAQISRDWLKGSVTIRVWTRTPVAVFRNHLIDSNGVLFDLPNDQIPHLPQITASKIAPAKFALELLLDFPTNFRAEIIDVRAQGSHTAILTVRTTLLSPSRNVNVIWGDLTDTDLKIRVFNALLSLPENAKVQTINVSAPHAPIVK, from the coding sequence ATGACTGGAAAAACTCAAAAGATCAAACGTCGATTCATTCTTGCGTTGACCATATTGCTCGTCGTGACTTTGGCGTATGCGCTCGGTTGGACTTCGCTCTTCACAGTAAAACATGTGCGGGTGGTAGGAGCACCAACCACCTCCCAGTCGTTGTTGATTAGGGAAAGTATCAAGGTCGGTGAGAAGATGGCACGTCTCGAGACTAGAGCAGTTTCTAATTCACTAAGAAAATACACGTGGCTTGACCATGCTCAAATTAGTCGGGACTGGCTAAAAGGGTCCGTGACGATTCGCGTGTGGACACGAACGCCAGTGGCCGTGTTCCGAAACCACTTGATTGATAGCAACGGAGTTCTTTTCGATCTACCCAATGACCAGATCCCTCACTTGCCGCAAATCACGGCGTCCAAAATTGCACCTGCAAAGTTCGCACTTGAGTTGCTTCTGGATTTTCCAACCAATTTTCGAGCAGAGATAATAGATGTTCGTGCGCAGGGCAGTCATACCGCAATTTTGACTGTCCGAACAACGCTTCTAAGTCCATCTAGAAATGTAAATGTTATTTGGGGCGACCTAACCGACACAGACTTGAAAATACGAGTATTTAACGCTCTTCTATCGCTGCCAGAGAATGCGAAAGTTCAAACGATCAATGTTTCTGCTCCACATGCACCCATCGTTAAATAA